From the Candidatus Amarolinea dominans genome, one window contains:
- a CDS encoding flippase-like domain-containing protein, with protein MMDMDDRTPAVAPGWRWGRYAQVGLGLAVSLLCLWLALRDMAPDAVLRSLRQAEPTWVALALLSVLLTNGAKAARWRLLFYPHHRHLPLRSLFAILLSGQAVSLAIPLRGGELVRAYLVGQRFGDSKARTLATVGVEKVIDLAMLALCVLILTPLLVTTGAAALTSRRTALTVVALFLLAGAIIGLLGRRHWLALARRLADRLPNQRGMRWIGLLDAALHGLDALRFPSVVIQVTAWSFLIWLLAGSTNFLTLLALHLPADWVVSFTLLAVLQAGVSVPSSPGKVGIFQYLCQLTLAWFGIAAVQGFAVGVLLYAVAPLTLMIAGGLALLWESWQLRREAPVAVAPWSGEPREPGEAPT; from the coding sequence ATGATGGACATGGATGACCGGACGCCAGCCGTTGCCCCAGGCTGGCGCTGGGGGCGCTATGCACAAGTGGGGCTTGGATTAGCCGTCAGCCTCCTATGCCTTTGGCTGGCCCTGCGCGACATGGCGCCAGACGCCGTGCTTCGCAGCCTGCGTCAGGCAGAGCCGACCTGGGTGGCCCTGGCGTTGCTATCGGTCTTGCTCACCAATGGGGCCAAAGCTGCACGCTGGCGCCTGCTCTTCTATCCTCACCACCGTCATCTGCCGCTCCGTTCCCTCTTCGCCATCCTGCTGAGCGGCCAGGCGGTTTCATTAGCCATTCCACTGCGCGGCGGTGAATTGGTGCGCGCTTACCTGGTCGGTCAGCGTTTTGGCGATAGCAAAGCGCGTACCCTGGCCACCGTCGGCGTTGAAAAGGTCATTGACCTGGCGATGCTTGCGCTGTGCGTCCTCATCCTGACCCCCTTGCTGGTGACAACCGGCGCGGCCGCGCTGACAAGTCGGCGCACCGCCCTGACGGTTGTGGCGCTGTTTCTGCTGGCCGGCGCCATCATCGGCCTGCTCGGGCGCCGGCACTGGTTGGCCCTGGCGCGCCGCCTGGCCGACCGCCTGCCCAACCAGCGCGGTATGCGCTGGATCGGCCTGCTGGACGCCGCGCTCCACGGCCTGGACGCGCTGCGCTTTCCTTCGGTGGTCATCCAGGTGACGGCCTGGTCGTTCCTCATCTGGCTCCTGGCTGGCTCCACCAACTTTTTGACGCTGCTGGCGTTACATCTGCCGGCCGATTGGGTGGTCTCGTTCACCTTGCTGGCGGTGCTGCAGGCCGGCGTCAGCGTGCCCAGCTCGCCAGGCAAGGTCGGCATCTTTCAGTACCTGTGTCAGTTGACCCTGGCCTGGTTCGGCATCGCGGCCGTGCAGGGCTTTGCCGTCGGCGTGCTGCTGTACGCGGTGGCGCCGCTGACACTGATGATCGCGGGCGGCCTGGCCTTGCTGTGGGAAAGCTGGCAACTGCGCCGAGAGGCGCCCGTCGCCGTCGCACCCTGGTCAGGGGAGCCACGGGAACCTGGGGAGGCGCCGACTTGA
- a CDS encoding sugar transferase, giving the protein MISVVIPAYNAERTLPAALRALSAQIEQWPQPVEVIVVDDGSQDGTAALARSLGALTIEQVNQGPAAARNQGVAAAQGDIVLFTDSDCEPAPGWLAAMAAAFADPEVIGAKGTYLTRQTGLVPRFVQIEYEDRYDRMRGQASIDFVDTYSAGYRRAIFLENSGFDTIFATASVEDQEFSFRLAQKGYRLVFVPQAQVYHTHDRVLAEYIRRKFYIGYYKALLTRWLPERLLRDSHTPQVLKVQMALVTLTLAALPLALLWSPALWGAAGLALAFLLTALPFTLKALRKDWPVGLATPVMLAVRALTLAAGFGAGRIHFRGEVQGARLPVLSGWQRAGKRLLDIAGAAIGLAISLVPMALIAIAIKLDSRGPVFFSQTRVGENGRLFRVVKFRSMVDNAEARRHEVVDLDALAEPAYKIRDDPRVTRVGRWLRRFSLDELPQFVNVLTGDMSLVGPRPEETDLVARYNDWQRRRLAVKPGMTGPMQINGRGDLALAARVALEVEYIEHYSLWHDVIILLKTLPAVVRGKGSY; this is encoded by the coding sequence TTGATCTCCGTGGTCATTCCAGCCTACAACGCCGAACGCACGTTACCCGCCGCGCTGCGCGCCCTATCCGCGCAGATCGAGCAGTGGCCGCAGCCGGTCGAAGTGATCGTCGTGGACGATGGCTCGCAGGATGGCACCGCCGCGCTGGCCCGCAGCCTGGGCGCCCTCACCATCGAACAGGTGAACCAGGGGCCGGCCGCCGCACGCAATCAGGGCGTGGCCGCGGCCCAGGGCGACATCGTCCTCTTCACCGACAGTGACTGCGAACCCGCGCCCGGCTGGCTGGCCGCGATGGCCGCAGCGTTTGCCGATCCCGAGGTGATCGGTGCGAAGGGCACCTATCTCACACGCCAAACCGGCCTGGTGCCGCGCTTTGTGCAGATCGAATATGAGGACCGCTACGACCGCATGCGAGGCCAGGCCAGCATTGATTTCGTGGATACCTACTCAGCCGGTTACCGCCGTGCCATTTTTCTGGAAAATAGCGGTTTCGACACCATCTTTGCCACCGCGTCGGTTGAGGATCAGGAGTTTTCATTTCGCCTGGCGCAGAAGGGCTATCGCCTGGTCTTTGTGCCACAGGCCCAGGTCTATCACACGCACGATCGGGTGCTGGCTGAGTACATCCGGCGCAAGTTCTACATCGGCTACTACAAGGCCCTGCTCACCCGCTGGCTGCCGGAGCGCCTGCTGAGAGACTCGCACACGCCGCAGGTGCTCAAGGTGCAGATGGCGTTGGTGACACTGACCCTGGCTGCTCTGCCGCTGGCCCTGCTCTGGTCACCGGCCCTGTGGGGCGCGGCCGGGCTGGCGCTGGCCTTCCTGTTGACCGCCCTGCCCTTCACGCTCAAGGCCCTGCGCAAGGATTGGCCTGTGGGCCTGGCCACGCCTGTCATGCTGGCCGTGCGCGCGTTGACCCTGGCCGCTGGTTTTGGCGCCGGTCGTATTCACTTCCGCGGTGAGGTGCAGGGCGCGCGTTTGCCGGTGCTCAGCGGCTGGCAGCGCGCCGGCAAACGTCTGCTCGACATCGCCGGCGCCGCCATCGGTCTGGCGATCAGCCTGGTCCCCATGGCCCTGATCGCCATCGCCATCAAGCTCGATTCTCGCGGCCCGGTTTTCTTCAGCCAGACGCGGGTTGGCGAAAATGGACGCCTCTTCCGGGTGGTCAAATTCCGCTCCATGGTGGATAATGCCGAAGCGCGCCGCCATGAGGTGGTTGACCTGGACGCCCTGGCCGAGCCGGCCTACAAGATTCGCGACGACCCGCGCGTCACGCGCGTAGGCCGCTGGCTGCGCCGCTTCAGCCTGGATGAACTGCCGCAGTTCGTCAACGTTCTGACCGGCGACATGAGCCTGGTGGGGCCGCGGCCAGAAGAGACAGACCTGGTTGCCCGCTACAACGACTGGCAGCGCCGGCGTCTGGCCGTCAAGCCGGGCATGACCGGGCCGATGCAGATCAATGGCCGCGGCGATTTGGCGCTGGCCGCACGCGTGGCGCTTGAAGTGGAGTACATCGAGCACTATTCGTTGTGGCACGACGTGATCATCCTGCTGAAAACCCTGCCCGCCGTCGTGCGCGGCAAGGGGTCGTACTGA